The following coding sequences are from one Actinomycetota bacterium window:
- the thiT gene encoding energy-coupled thiamine transporter ThiT → MRSIPVRILVEISLCVALAVVLNAFTVFRMPYGGTVSLVMLPIIVIALRRGPFAGVVTGVLYGLVELMIDPVIVHPVQVFLDYVIAFGAVGAAGIFRGLHQRMEEVDSRSLQALWILFLAVTISSGLRYSAHVLSGYIFFSQYAPVGQSAIMYSALYNLFVPVSAIGVFAAAALVVPTLHSVSLSRAKGSPGEPD, encoded by the coding sequence ATGAGATCCATACCGGTCAGGATCCTGGTCGAGATTTCCCTTTGTGTGGCTCTTGCTGTGGTACTGAATGCCTTCACAGTGTTCCGCATGCCCTACGGAGGCACCGTCTCACTCGTGATGCTGCCAATCATTGTGATAGCGCTACGAAGAGGCCCATTCGCTGGCGTGGTGACTGGCGTACTTTATGGGCTCGTCGAGCTGATGATCGATCCTGTGATTGTCCATCCCGTGCAAGTGTTTCTGGACTACGTTATCGCCTTCGGAGCTGTAGGTGCTGCCGGCATTTTTCGTGGTTTACATCAGCGAATGGAGGAAGTGGACTCCAGGAGTCTGCAGGCGCTATGGATACTCTTTCTTGCAGTGACTATCTCCTCTGGGCTTCGGTATAGTGCTCACGTTTTGTCGGGCTACATATTTTTTTCCCAATATGCGCCGGTTGGACAATCGGCCATCATGTACTCAGCGCTATACAATCTCTTTGTTCCGGTCTCGGCGATAGGAGTATTCGCAGCAGCTGCCTTGGTGGTACCAACATTGCACTCGGTGTCGCTGTCACGGGCGAAGGGCTCCCCCGGTGAGCCGGATTAG
- the rpmB gene encoding 50S ribosomal protein L28 codes for MSKVCTVCSKHPVAGRNVSHSHRVTPRMFRPNIQKVTVVVNGCTKKMNVCTKCLKARKVQRG; via the coding sequence ATGTCTAAAGTATGTACCGTGTGCAGCAAGCATCCCGTCGCAGGTAGAAATGTTAGCCATTCGCACAGGGTTACGCCGCGGATGTTCCGACCAAACATCCAGAAGGTGACCGTGGTCGTGAACGGCTGCACCAAGAAGATGAATGTTTGTACCAAGTGCCTGAAGGCTCGGAAAGTCCAGCGGGGCTGA
- a CDS encoding GAF domain-containing protein, with protein MPNLENIETRDVLMEVADSLSHFGVTGVIGLWLMTDKLALIESHDCSSGADHPVPHTLSEATVIESIASNTSVLKPVLTTESGPATFRHWACAVPIKIGNSFGAVSIEIMCLHDPDKEALLSQVLVHRLPLMGCLSLAAGDRKTKIADAALTLLQTLSKCTTADEVLRASLEHAIALSGATTASLLLLDPRDSRLYIFAAKGLSDHVVKSTAIALGEGVAGWVAATGQSLIVEDLVGDGDRQAPRQGVKSSLSLPIMDSVGLIGVLNIGSDRPGTFNAAVREIFNVLAQHTAVHWRLMSAVTSSRDVHLDSARRLALTMEIIEPESAGRYTRAVELASILGRSLGLPTADQQALESAALLYDLGMASTGLERSRGYMPMSTVERAALRMHPEIGARMTSSALPTAAKMINHHHERYDGGGYPSGLEGDEIPIGGRVLAVVDAFVAMTSSRPYRAARSTDAAIEELKKHAGSQFDPHVVNLLVSNLSLERTAGRTC; from the coding sequence GTGCCGAATCTAGAGAATATCGAGACACGCGATGTCCTCATGGAGGTCGCAGACTCCTTGAGTCATTTTGGTGTGACTGGCGTGATCGGACTTTGGTTGATGACAGACAAGCTCGCACTAATCGAGTCCCATGATTGCTCCTCGGGCGCTGATCATCCGGTGCCGCACACACTCTCGGAAGCCACTGTTATTGAGTCGATTGCCTCGAATACAAGCGTTCTAAAGCCTGTATTGACCACTGAGTCAGGGCCTGCGACCTTCCGGCATTGGGCGTGTGCGGTTCCAATCAAGATAGGTAATTCCTTCGGTGCTGTCTCTATCGAGATTATGTGTTTGCACGATCCTGACAAGGAGGCGCTCTTATCCCAGGTTCTAGTACACCGACTTCCTTTGATGGGGTGCCTTTCCCTTGCCGCTGGAGACAGAAAGACGAAGATCGCAGATGCTGCGCTTACTCTGCTACAGACGTTGAGCAAGTGTACGACTGCCGATGAAGTCCTTAGGGCTTCGTTGGAGCATGCTATTGCGCTCTCTGGGGCAACTACCGCCAGTTTGTTGCTACTCGATCCACGAGACAGCCGACTGTACATCTTCGCAGCCAAAGGGCTATCTGATCATGTGGTTAAGTCAACCGCCATTGCCTTGGGAGAGGGGGTCGCTGGATGGGTTGCGGCTACCGGTCAATCGCTCATCGTTGAGGATTTGGTAGGAGACGGAGACCGCCAGGCTCCAAGACAAGGCGTAAAGAGTTCACTTTCATTGCCAATCATGGACTCTGTTGGACTCATCGGTGTTTTGAACATCGGCAGTGATAGGCCGGGTACCTTCAATGCAGCCGTTCGCGAGATTTTCAATGTATTGGCGCAACACACTGCGGTTCATTGGCGCCTGATGTCTGCCGTTACTTCATCAAGAGATGTTCATTTGGACTCGGCGCGCCGCCTGGCCCTGACCATGGAGATAATCGAACCGGAATCAGCCGGCAGATACACCAGAGCAGTCGAGCTCGCTTCTATCCTGGGTAGATCTTTGGGTTTACCCACAGCCGACCAGCAGGCCCTTGAGTCCGCGGCATTGCTCTACGACCTGGGGATGGCCTCGACAGGACTTGAGCGCAGCAGAGGCTACATGCCGATGAGCACCGTGGAAAGAGCCGCTTTGCGTATGCATCCGGAGATCGGTGCAAGGATGACGAGCTCGGCCCTACCCACTGCGGCGAAGATGATAAATCATCATCACGAGCGGTACGATGGAGGCGGGTATCCGAGTGGCCTGGAGGGCGACGAGATTCCGATAGGCGGTCGGGTTCTGGCGGTTGTGGATGCCTTTGTAGCCATGACTTCCAGTCGTCCATACAGGGCGGCGCGCAGTACAGATGCTGCAATCGAAGAATTAAAGAAACATGCGGGCTCGCAATTCGACCCGCATGTAGTCAATCTATTGGTTTCGAACCTTAGCCTCGAGCGCACAGCCGGTCGTACTTGTTAG
- a CDS encoding sodium-dependent bicarbonate transport family permease: protein MEVVIGFLTKFLEMLQTPTLSFLILGMIVAAIKSELRIPESIYQFTVFVLLMRIGLNAGMEMRNADLTDILLPALFCMLIGVVVVVVGSAILKRLPGVKAVDAYATAGLFGAVSSGTFIAGTVALEDAGLAFEGWVAALYPFMDTPALVTAILLANMYLKKKSGDQGSVGIGAIAKETFQGMAVTTLLAGVAIGLIAQPQMVFEGFYDQLFMGFLSVLMLTLGMDAYSSLKDLFKVAHWYALYALFAPLLNGLLGFGLGYVAHLLVGFSPGGVVMMAILAASNSDVSGPPTIRSGIPSANPSAYIGSSTGIGTPVAIGIGIPLFIALGQAVFGL, encoded by the coding sequence ATGGAGGTAGTAATAGGCTTTTTGACCAAGTTCTTGGAGATGCTTCAAACGCCGACTTTGTCGTTTCTCATACTTGGAATGATCGTTGCGGCGATAAAGAGTGAGCTAAGGATTCCTGAGTCGATCTACCAGTTCACGGTGTTCGTTCTCCTGATGAGGATCGGCCTAAATGCCGGTATGGAGATGCGCAATGCTGATCTAACCGACATTCTACTACCGGCGTTGTTCTGCATGCTTATCGGCGTGGTCGTCGTTGTAGTGGGTTCCGCCATACTGAAAAGGCTACCTGGTGTCAAGGCCGTGGATGCATATGCGACCGCTGGTTTGTTCGGAGCTGTCTCATCCGGCACCTTCATAGCCGGGACTGTAGCCCTGGAAGATGCTGGGCTGGCTTTCGAAGGATGGGTTGCTGCACTTTACCCTTTCATGGACACGCCTGCTCTTGTCACCGCTATCCTGCTGGCCAACATGTACCTGAAGAAGAAGTCGGGAGATCAAGGCAGTGTCGGAATCGGAGCCATAGCCAAGGAGACCTTTCAGGGAATGGCTGTGACCACTCTGTTGGCTGGTGTTGCCATCGGCTTGATTGCTCAGCCGCAAATGGTATTCGAGGGCTTCTACGACCAGTTGTTCATGGGCTTCCTTTCTGTCCTCATGCTCACGCTTGGGATGGACGCTTACTCAAGTCTGAAGGACTTGTTCAAGGTTGCCCATTGGTATGCGCTGTATGCCTTGTTTGCTCCTTTACTGAACGGACTTCTCGGGTTCGGCCTTGGCTATGTCGCTCACCTTCTTGTCGGGTTCTCGCCCGGCGGGGTCGTTATGATGGCGATTCTTGCCGCATCGAACTCCGATGTATCTGGCCCGCCAACGATAAGAAGTGGTATCCCTTCGGCGAATCCGTCAGCCTATATTGGCAGTTCGACGGGTATCGGAACCCCGGTGGCAATTGGTATCGGCATTCCGCTATTCATCGCCCTGGGCCAGGCCGTCTTTGGTCTTTGA
- a CDS encoding thiamine diphosphokinase, with the protein MSRISCLLVAAAPYQEAAVYKEIVDSAKHVIAVDGGVDLCKTLGRVPQSVVGDFDSATGEGLSWATAQGSEIIPLQVDKDESDLDVALGRAISLGFTSTTVICALSGRLDHTIAAIGAGWNAPPMSLRFWSPEFEGWMLGSDGQDRLCVSPEGRLVSLLAGPGGAVVTLEGFRYPLLRGKIPGLSSFGISNLTETSGATIEVHEGRLMAMLFGA; encoded by the coding sequence GTGAGCCGGATTAGCTGCCTCTTGGTCGCGGCAGCTCCATACCAGGAGGCGGCCGTCTACAAGGAAATCGTTGATTCAGCGAAGCACGTCATTGCTGTAGACGGAGGCGTCGATCTGTGCAAAACACTAGGAAGAGTCCCGCAAAGCGTAGTCGGAGACTTTGACTCAGCTACAGGTGAGGGACTGTCTTGGGCCACTGCTCAAGGTTCGGAAATCATCCCCTTGCAAGTCGACAAGGACGAGAGTGACCTTGATGTGGCACTTGGGCGCGCCATTTCCTTGGGATTCACCTCCACCACTGTGATCTGTGCGTTGTCGGGAAGGCTCGATCATACAATCGCAGCCATTGGAGCCGGATGGAATGCGCCTCCCATGTCACTTAGGTTTTGGAGCCCGGAATTCGAGGGCTGGATGCTCGGCTCAGATGGCCAGGATCGACTGTGCGTGTCCCCTGAAGGGCGCCTGGTCTCGTTATTGGCTGGGCCAGGTGGTGCCGTAGTCACCCTGGAAGGCTTTAGGTATCCCTTGCTAAGAGGCAAGATACCGGGACTCTCTTCATTCGGCATCAGTAATCTCACCGAGACAAGTGGTGCTACAATAGAGGTACACGAGGGAAGGCTTATGGCTATGCTCTTTGGGGCTTGA
- a CDS encoding DAK2 domain-containing protein gives MTLQAITLSLITSAAGALSSRVDEVNKLNVFPVPDGDTGTNMALTIDAVITAVKALPADADQAALARAITQGSLMGARGNSGVILSQIIRGICEVLGSSDSVDAVTLEHALRKSVSVSFQAVRKPVEGTILTVLRDSSDAATSAIKEGVSFEELADIIVAEAFASVRRTPDLLPVLKENGVVDAGGYGLAILAEGILAAHRCEEVVIPSVDMAEPNLVIEPQDDWDDDEFLYCTEFLLFGDTVDREAVLAFVQEHGGSELVVGDAGQFKVHVHTNDPGTVISFMTSQGEVSDVHVNNMRLQTAQRSADIARDQVESEGAERKDLGVVSVASGDGLKAILTSLGADVVISGGQTMNPSTAEILEAIEKVNSEAVIVLPNNKNIILAAQQAAEHSAIPVRIVPTVSVPQGFTALLELNMDDELDVNAARMSESLQGVRTGEVTLAVKDSSTSGLKIKAGDIIGIADDEIRVQGADVVEVAIELMATMIDDAETVTLLAGEDLTEEQFELLQAESSARFPTVEFEAHRGDQPLYPIIFSVE, from the coding sequence ATGACCCTACAAGCAATTACGCTGTCCCTAATTACGTCGGCGGCCGGCGCACTATCTAGCAGAGTGGACGAAGTCAACAAGCTCAACGTTTTCCCGGTACCAGACGGGGACACCGGCACCAACATGGCCTTGACCATAGATGCTGTGATAACGGCCGTCAAAGCGCTGCCTGCAGATGCAGACCAAGCCGCACTGGCTCGCGCTATCACCCAGGGTTCGCTCATGGGAGCCAGAGGAAACTCAGGCGTGATTCTCAGTCAGATCATCAGGGGGATCTGCGAGGTTCTCGGCAGCTCAGATTCGGTTGATGCTGTCACACTCGAGCACGCGCTGCGCAAGTCAGTGAGCGTTTCGTTCCAGGCCGTTAGAAAGCCGGTCGAGGGCACGATCTTGACAGTGCTGCGGGATAGCTCGGATGCTGCCACATCCGCTATTAAGGAGGGAGTATCTTTCGAGGAGCTGGCGGACATTATCGTCGCCGAGGCGTTCGCTTCGGTGCGAAGGACTCCGGATCTCCTCCCGGTACTCAAGGAGAATGGTGTGGTTGATGCCGGAGGCTATGGTCTGGCGATACTCGCCGAAGGCATCCTTGCAGCACATCGCTGTGAGGAGGTTGTGATTCCTTCCGTAGATATGGCTGAGCCTAACCTCGTTATTGAGCCCCAAGACGATTGGGATGATGACGAATTCTTGTACTGCACCGAATTCTTGCTTTTCGGCGACACGGTGGATCGGGAGGCCGTTCTGGCTTTCGTTCAGGAGCACGGCGGTTCGGAGCTCGTGGTTGGTGATGCTGGGCAATTCAAGGTTCACGTGCATACCAATGACCCGGGGACGGTCATTTCGTTCATGACGTCGCAGGGTGAAGTCTCCGATGTCCACGTCAACAATATGCGTCTTCAGACTGCTCAGCGTTCAGCGGATATCGCTCGCGATCAGGTTGAGTCTGAGGGAGCCGAGAGAAAGGACCTCGGTGTTGTCAGCGTGGCCTCAGGAGATGGGCTCAAGGCAATACTGACCAGCCTTGGGGCCGATGTTGTGATCAGTGGTGGACAGACAATGAACCCTTCAACAGCCGAGATCCTCGAAGCGATCGAAAAAGTCAATTCCGAAGCTGTCATAGTGTTGCCCAATAACAAGAACATCATACTTGCGGCCCAACAAGCTGCGGAGCATTCGGCTATACCGGTTCGAATAGTCCCGACCGTCTCGGTGCCACAAGGGTTCACTGCTCTCCTCGAGCTGAACATGGACGATGAGCTTGACGTCAATGCTGCAAGGATGAGCGAGTCACTTCAGGGTGTGCGGACTGGGGAGGTCACACTTGCGGTCAAGGATTCCAGTACCAGTGGCCTGAAGATCAAAGCGGGAGACATCATCGGGATTGCCGATGATGAGATCAGGGTTCAAGGAGCCGACGTCGTTGAGGTGGCGATCGAGTTGATGGCCACGATGATCGACGATGCGGAAACCGTCACCCTTTTGGCAGGTGAGGATCTAACTGAGGAGCAGTTCGAGCTATTGCAGGCAGAGTCGAGTGCTCGCTTCCCGACAGTTGAGTTCGAAGCCCACCGCGGCGACCAGCCACTCTATCCGATCATATTCTCGGTGGAATGA
- a CDS encoding Asp23/Gls24 family envelope stress response protein, which produces MGSTPAGEIHIANEVLADVAGFASLECYGIVGMANPSVRDGITQVLTRDRLRKGVRISTTDEGIVVHLHVVIEHGTNLAEVSKNLADRVRYVLVKTADVNIHAVEVHVQGIKVRK; this is translated from the coding sequence ATGGGTTCCACGCCAGCAGGAGAGATTCACATCGCCAATGAAGTACTGGCTGACGTCGCCGGATTCGCCAGCCTGGAGTGTTACGGTATTGTCGGTATGGCCAACCCATCCGTTCGTGATGGAATAACACAGGTACTCACACGAGACAGACTCCGAAAAGGAGTTCGGATATCGACGACCGATGAGGGGATAGTGGTTCATCTCCACGTGGTCATCGAGCATGGCACCAATCTGGCCGAAGTCTCGAAGAACCTTGCTGACAGGGTGCGCTATGTTCTCGTCAAGACCGCAGACGTCAACATCCACGCGGTGGAGGTTCACGTGCAAGGAATCAAAGTCCGCAAGTAG